The window TGCTACCGGCGCAACTGGAGCAACTGGAGCTGACGGACTTATTGGACCAACCGGACCGACGGGTGCTACTGGCGCTACGGGACCTACCGGAGCTGATGGACTTATTGGACCAACTGGAGCTACTGGGCCTACGGGCGCTACGGGACTTATTGGACCGACAGGCGCTACAGGTGCTGGTGCCTTTATCCCTTTTGCATCGGGTACTCCAGCAGTCTTGACTACTGTCCTAGGTGGATTAGTTGGTACTACAAGTCTTATAGGATTTGGTGGGTCAGAACCAGGTGTCTCTCTAGTGGGTAATGATATCAGTACTGCGCTTCTCCCACTTGAATACTCTTTTACTGTACCTCAAGCTGGTACGATTACAGCAATGTCAGCCACATTCAAGAACACTGTGGCATTGACACTTATTGGTTCAACTATAACAATTACCGCACAAGTATTTCGCGCACCAGCAGGCAGTAATACCTTTAGCCCAACAACTGCTGTTTTAAATCTAGCTCCACCATTATCGGGTGTAATCGCTATTGGTAGCCTAAGTTTTGCTTCATCTAGCACAATCTCAGTTCCTGTAGCACAAGGTGACCGCTTATTAATGGTGTTCTCTGCAACTGCTGGAGGTCTTTCACTTATAAACACCGTAACAGGTGGAGCAAGTGCTGGACTAACAATCAGTTTATAAGATCAGATACAAAAAAGTGCAGTTCAAAAGAGATCTCAAAAACTGCCAAAAGGCAAAAGTCACCCCTTTCATTTATTAACAAATGAAAGGGGCTTTTCAATTCGAATATTCAGCAATAGAGATCCTAACCATGAGTCATGTTGTTTAATTTGTGCAACATCCATATTAGAAATTCAGCACCGAGTCATTACATTTCTCAATACACTTCCCCAACTTCCCCACGTCGAAATTTCCGCCTGAGACGATTACACCGACTCGCGTAGATGAAGTCGGCAGTTTCTTATTCAGAACAGCAGCAATCGCTGCACCCGCTGCTCCTTCAACCAGCATCTTCTCTCGTTCTAGCATGAATAAAATAGCCGATGAAATTTCCTGTTCTGACACTGTAATCATATCATCTACATAATTATGAATGATATCCATGGTTACTTTTCCCGGTTCTCTGACGCAAATCCCTTCTGCAATCGTCGGTAAAAAGTGGGTCGGATTATTTTTCCTGCCATGATAAGCTGAAACGATGGCCGGCGCATTTGCAGCTTGGACACCGATGACTTTGACAGTGGGACGAATGGTCTTCACAGCTAATGCAGTCCCAGCAAGGAGACCACCTCCGCCTGCTGGCACGATAATTGTGTCTAAGTCTGGTTGCTGTTGCAACATTTCCATCGCAACAGTTGCTTGGCCTTCGATAATTGTTATATCGTCGAATGGGTGGATAAATGTTGCACCTGTTGCTAGTTGCTCAGTTCGAGCAGCTTTATAAGCTTCATCAAAACTCTTGCCAACAAGTTTGACAGTCGCTCCGTATTTCCGGGTTGCATCCACTTTTGCAGCCGGAGTCGTTTCGGGCATGAATATCGTGACCCGAGCACCCGCTTTTCGTCCAGCTAACGCAACACCTTGTGCATGATTTCCTGCTGAGGCCGCTAGCAACCCTTTTGCACATTCTGCTGTAGTCAATTGGGAGATTTTATTAAAAGCTCCCCGAACTTTAAAAGAGCCCGTTTTCTGCAAGTTTTCGAGTTTCAGATACACTTCAGATTGTGTCCATTCATTCAGCGTCTCCGATTGTTTGCAAGGCGTTCTATGAACGATTTCGGTTAAGCGTTCAAATGCTTCGAATAAGCGCGCAGTTTCATACAAATTCCCAATTACACCATCTCCTCTTTTAGTCAACGTTTACACTAGCTGATGTTGCTTTTCATAGTTGGTGATCTGTGATTCATATTGAAAAGTTAAGGATATTTCATCCCAACCATTCAACAACATTTCTTTATAGTACGGGTCGATGTCAAAGGAATAGGTTTTACTGTCTTGCCCCGTTACCGTCTGTTCGACCAAGTTTACTTTCACTGCGTATTGGCGTTGCTGCCCATTCGCCAATAGCTCTTCTACTTCATCCATTTTCAACTTAATAGGAAGCAAGCCGTTTTTCATACAGTTATTATAGAAGATATCCGCAAAGCTTGGCGCAATGACGACGTTGAATCCATAGTCCAAAATCGACCATGGCGCATGTTCACGCGAGGAGCCGCAACCGAAGTTTTCTTGAGCGACGAGGATTTTAGACCCTTTGTATTGTTCATCATTTAAGACAAAATCTTCAACTTCTGTTCCGTCTGCATGGTGTCGCCAATGATAAAACAAATATTTCCCGAATCCTGTACGCTCAATTCGTTTCAAGAATTCTTTGGATATAATTTGGTCAGTATCAATATTTTTACGATCAAGCGGCGTTATAACGCTGACTACTTCATTAATTGGTTCCATTTAATCACCCTCTCCTTCGTTATACATGCACCGCTTGTAACTCACGTACGTCTACGAAATGACCGGCAATTGCAGAAGCTGCCGCCATGGCGGGACTTACAAGATGTGTACGCGCCCCTGCTCCTTGACGTCCTTCGAAATTCCGGTTCGATGTAGACGCGCAGCGTTCTCCGGCCGGCACAACATCATCATTCATCGCGAGACACATACTACAGCCTGATTCCCGCCACTCGAATCCGGCTTCAAGAAATATTGAATCTAGCCCTTCATCCTCCGCCTGTTTTTTAACAGTTCGTGAACCAGGGACAACAATTGCCGTAACAGAAGGATGGACTTTTTTCCCCGCAATTACTTTTGCTGCTGAACGTAAATCACTCATTCTTGCGTTCGTACATGAACCGATGAAGACATGCTGGATATCAATAGACGTCAGCGGTACCCCTTCTTCAAGCCCCATATAAGACAGCGCCTGTTTCAAAGCGTCTTTGTCCGACTCCATTTCAAACTCTTTTGCATAGGGGACGTTCCCAGAAATACCCGAACCCATTGAAGGGTTAGTTCCCCAAGTTACAAATGGTTCGATTTCCTCTGCATTCATTTCAAGAACCGTATCATAGACTGCACCTTCGTCTGTTGCAAGGGACAGCCAATGTGCCGCCGCTTCTTCGAATGCTTCCCCTTCTGGAACGTATTTGCGACCTTTCAAGTAAGCAACAGTCGTTTCATCCGGGCTGATTAAACCGGCTTTTGCGCCTGCTTCGATGGACATATTGCAAACAGTCATCCGTTCTTCCATCGTTAAATTGCGGATTGCTTCACCGGTAAATTCAACAATATGACCGGTGCCCATATCAATGCCGAACTTAGCAATGATGGCTAAAATGACGTCTTTCGCAGTTACACCAAATCCTAGGCTCCCATTAATACGGATTTCCATCGTTTTCGGCTTGGATTGCCACAACGTTTGTGTCGAAAGAACATGCTCCACTTCACTCGTACCAATACCGAACGCAATCGCACCGAACGCACCATGCGTGGATGTATGGCTGTCACCACAAACGATTGTCTTGCCAGGTTGCGTCAGTCCAAGTTCCGGACCGATAATATGAACAATCCCTTGATCGGGATGATCCATATTTGCAAGCGGGATACCGAATTCATCGCAATTCGTTTGCAATGTGTTGATTTGTTTCCGTGCAATCGGATCTTTAATCGCATCTCGGTTCCGTGTCGGGACATTATGATCCATCGTCGCAAAGCAGAGGTCGGGTCTGCGCACAGTGCGGTTCGCAAGTCGTAGCCCTTCAAATGCCTGTGGAGAAGTGACTTCATGCAATAAATGAAGATCAATATAGAGTAAATCAGGCTTCCCTTGTTCTTCGTAGACGATATGCTGATTCCATATTTTTTCAATGATATTCTTTGCCATATGCCAGCCCTTCCTCTCTCTTTTCAATTGCATCCAGTTTAAGTAAGGAAGTTAGTCTAAGAACGTCGCTTCCTTACAAAATAGAAGTGCGAGACTCCTGCTGAAACAAGTTAAACGTATGAAAACATAATGCTATTCGAGACGAATTGTGTATCAAGTTCGTCAATCACTTTATCTGTCCATTCTTTTGTTGATAAAACCCGTTGACCTGACTCTACAAGATCAGCAGTGAAGAAACCGTCTTCGAATACCGTATTGACAGCTTCTTCGATTGCGGATGCTTCCGTTTCCATTTTGAATGAATACCTCAACATCATCGCTGCCGAAAGAATTGCCGCCGCAGGATTCGCCAACCCGAGTCCTGCAATTTCGGGTGCGGAACCGTGGACGGGCTCATAAAGGCCAAAACCGTCCGAGCGGATACTTGCTGAGGGAAGTACGCCTAGTGATCCTGTAATGACCGATGCTTCATCACTAAGAATGTCGCCAAACATATTTTCCGTTACAACAACATCAAAAGCTGCCGGGTTCGTAATCAGTTTCATAGCAGTAGAATCGACTAACATATGCTCCACTTCAACATCGGGATATGCTTTCTTTTTCTCTTCAACGACTTCACGCCATAATTTACTCGATTCAAGTACATTTGCTTTATCAACAGAAGCCACTTTGCCTCTGCGCAACCGCGCAATTTCAAAAGCTTTTTCTACGATACGGCCAATCTCTTCTCTTGTGTAAACCAGTGTATCCACTGCAGCATCTGCCGTACGCCGACTCGGTTCTCCGAAGTACAAACCGCCTGTCAGTTCCCGCACAATCATCATATCTACATCTTTCGCCACTTCTTCTTTTAGAGGAGATGCATGGAGTAAGGATGGCACAGCTTTCACAGGCCGAAGATTGGCAAACAGATCAAAATGTTTCCGAATCGCAAGCAGACCTTTTTCCGGTCGCATTGCTGAAGGATTCTGATCCCATTTCGGTCCGCCGACTGCTCCGAGAAGTACTGCATCACTTGCTTCACAAAGTGCTATTGTTTCATGGGGAAGCGGATTTTGTTGCTTGTCGATCGCTTCGCCGCCGATAACTCCATATTCTACGTGGAACGTATGATTAAACCGTCTTGCAATCACTTCAAGTACCTTTACGGCTGCCTCCGTTACTTCTGGACCGATTCCATCACCTGGTAATACTGCTACTCTCTTTTCCATAGAACTTCTCCTCCTTATCATTATTGAAACTGTCTATTCTGTAAATTCATCCGACAACCACTTTAGATTTTGATTGCTCTTTAATCAACTGTCTGTTAATCGCATTTAGATAGGCTTTTGCAGATGCTTCTAAAACATCTTGAGCTACATCTCGCCCAATAGATACTTGACCATTGATACTTAAATTGACAACAGCTTCACCGAGGGCATCGCGTCCTTTGCCAATCGATGTCACGCGGTAATCGAGGATATGGACTTCCCCTTTAACGAGCAGTTCCAGCGTATTGAAAATCGCTTCCACCGAGCCTGAACCTGTTGCTGCTACAGTCGTCGTTTCACCATTCGGTTCAACAGCTGTAACTGTTGCAGTTGGAGTATTCGTCGTCCCATATTGAACTTGAACATTCGTTAATTCATAAACAGGTACGTCTTTATATTGAATTTGCTGATCAGTGAATAAGACAAAGAGATCATCTTCTGTAATTTCCTTTTTACGATCCGCAAGCTTCTTAAATTCTGCAAAAGCTTCATTCAATTTATCGTCACTGAGGTCAAAGCCCATTGTAATGGCACGGTCTTTGAATGCATGCCTGCCTGAGTGTTTACCAAGCGCAAGCGGTTCTGTTTTATCTCCAATTAATTCTGGAGTTATGATTTCATATGTTCCGCGATTTTTAAGGTAACCGTCCTGGTGTATACCGGACTCATGGGCAAATGCATTTTTACCGACAATCGCTTTATTGGGCTGGATGACTACGCCTGTTAATTGGCTGACAAGCTGGCTCGTGCGTTTTATTTCTTTCAAATTAATGCCCGTTTCAAAACCGTAAAAGTCTTTCCGGATATGTAATGCAACTGCAATTTCTTCAAGCGCTGCATTTCCTGCCCGCTCTCCGATCCCATTGATTGTACCTTCAACTTGGTCTGCACCATTTTCAATCGCTGCGATTGAATTGGCAACGGCAAATCCTAAGTCATCATGACAATGTGCAGAAAGCTTTACTTTATCGATACCTGTTACATTCTCTTTCAAGAACTTAAACAATGCACCGTATTCTTGAGGCGTTGCATAACCGACCGTGTCCGGAATATTGATGACAGTTGCGCCTGCAGCAATCACTTGATTGATGATACGGACTAGAAATTCTCTATCAGAGCGGAATGCGTCTTCCGCAGACCATTGAACAAGCGGGAAGAATTTCCGTGCATATTTCACTGCTTCTACTGCAATATCGACGACCTGGTCCGGTGTTTTCTGAAGTTTATATTCCATATGGATAGGTGAAGTTGCCAAAAATACATGGAGATGGGGTTGTTCAGCACCGCGAAGTGCTTCCCAAGATGTTTCGATATCGCTTTTCATTGCGCGGGCGAGACCAGTCACCGTTGAGTTTTTCACTATGTTTGCGATCCGTTGCACAGCTTCAAAATCACCCGGGGATGAAGCAGGAAATCCTGCTTCGATGATTGTTGCCCCGAATTTTTCAAGCTGCCGTGCAATCTCTAACTTCTCTGCTGTGTTTAAATTAATGCCGGCAGACTGTTCACCGTCCCTAAGAGTCGTGTCGAATATGTCAATTTGTCGCACTACCCACCACTTCTTCCTCTTTGGATTTTGCACCTTCATTTACGAACGGCATCATTGCACGAAGTTTTTTACCGACTACTTCAAGTTCATGCTCAGCTTCCGATTTTTCGTATGCATTAAAGTTCGGACGACCGTTTTCGTTTTCCGCAATCCATTCTCTAGCAAATTTACCGGATTGGATATCAGTCAAGACATCTTTCATGCGTGCTTTTGTATCTGCATCAACAATACGCGGGCCTGAAACGAAGTCACCCCACTCAGCTGTATCCGAGATTGAGTAGCGCATGCCTGCCATACCACCTTCATACATCAAATCGACGATGAGTTTTGTTTCGTGCAATGTTTCGAAATAAGCGAGTTCCGGCTGGTATCCTGCTTCTACTAGTGTTTCAAAGCCGGCTTTGACAAGTGAAGTCAATCCGCCACAGAGTACCGCTTGTTCGCCGAATAGATCTGTTTCAGTTTCTTCTTTGAACGTCGTTTCAAGTACGCCGCCTCGTGCAGATCCGATTGCTTTCGCATAAGCAAGTGCAACGTCTTTCGTTTGACCGGAAACATCTTGGTAAACTGCGAACAATGCTGGCACTCCAGCGCCTGCTTCGAATGTTCTGCGAACAAGATGGCCGGGTCCTTTAGGAGCAACGAGGAATACGTCGACATCCGCAGGCGGAACAATTTGACCAAAGTGAACATTGAATCCGTGTGCGAAAACAAGTGATTTACCTGCTTTTAGCGCTGGTTCGATGTCTTCGTCATACACTTGTTTCTGTCTTTCATCCGGCAACAGGATCATGATGACATCCGCTTGTTCAGCTGCTTGGCGAACAGTAGTTACCTCTAGTCCGTCTTGTTTTGCCTGGTCAAATGACTTACCTTCACGTACACCAACTACTACATCGAATCCAGAATCATTTAAGTTTTGTGCATGTGCATGACCTTGTGATCCGTATCCGATGATTGCAACTTTCTTATTTTGTAGAAGTCCTTCGTTGATATCCTGGTTATAATACATTTTAGCCATAATTGTTTTCCTCCTAGTAGTGGTTTTTTTGATAAAGATGTCTAGACTCGGTCGCTTCTGTACAGGCGCTTGCGCTATTCTTACTTTAAAATAGATAGCTGTGGTGATTGGATTTTCTGTGTTTCACGAACAAATGCCGTAGCACCCGTTCTGGTCAATTCCTTGATACCATAAGGCTTAAGCAAGTCGATGAATGCTTCAATCTTTTCTGGATTTCCAGTCACTTGATACGTGACGACATTTTTCCCTGTGTCAATGACTGTCGCCCGGAATGGTTCGATGATGCTGTTCATTTCACTTCTGACATGGGGAGGTGAAATGACTTTCACTAGCGCAAGTTCGCGCATGACAATCGCCTTATCCGTAATGTCATTGACTTTTAGGACGTCGATTTGTTTTTGCAGCTGTTTAACCAGCTGTTCAATTTTCTGTTCATCTTCCACATTGACAATGAACGTCATTTTCGACCTGCCTGGTATTTCGGAGTGACCGACTGTAATGCTTTCAATATTGAACTGCCTTTTCATCAGCAGACCGGTCACCCGGTTAAGCACGCCGCTTTGGTTGATAACAGTTACAGTAATGACTCGCTTCATCGTTTACTCACCCCAATCATTTCATGTAATCCTTTACCTGGTGCAACCATCGGATAGACGTTTTCCAACTGCTTTACGCGGCAGTCGATGAGGACGGGTTCATCAGACAATAGGGCCTCTTCGAACACTGCCTCCGCTTCATCCAGCGTATCGATACGATAGCCTTTAATGTCATATGCCTCTGCTAATTTCACAAAGTTCGGCTGAACAGGGATTAATGATTGTGAGTAGCGTTTTTCGTAAAACGTTTCTTGCCACTGGCGCACCATTCCGAGACAGCCATTGTTGAGAATAATGATTTTGACTGGGAGGCGCATTTCTTGTAATAGCGACAACTCCTGAGCCGTCATTTGGAATCCAGCGTCTCCGACAATTGCGATAACACGCGCTTCGGGTTTAGCAATTTGCGCACCGATTGCTGCCGGAAATCCAAAGCCCATCGTGCCTAGCCCCCCTGACGTCACCCAATGATCCGGATTATTCAGTGAATAGTATTGAGCCGTCCACATCTGATGCTGCCCTACGTCTGTCGTAACGATTGCATCACCTTTTGTTATGCGGTGGATAATTTCAAGTGCTTGCTGGGGAAGAATTGTTCCTTCCTCATCATTGTCGTACCACAATGGAAACTTCTTAGCCGACTCTTTCAAGTATGTCAGCCAAACTTCTGTTTCTGGCGACTTAAATTGTTGATTCAGCAAAGCCTGCAATGCTTCTTTAGCATCTGCTACAATTGGTATTTCTGTTGGAACATTTTTCCCGATTTCGGCAGGATCGATATCGATATGGATGACTTTCGCATTTGGAGCGAACGTTGCTAGATTGCCTGTCAGTCGATCATCGAAACGCGCCCCGATATTGACAAGTACATCACATTGGCTAATCGCCATGTTGGATGTAACCGTTCCATGCATACCGGCCATTCCGAGAAATAACTCGTGATTTCCTTGGATACTGCCCAGACCAAGAAGTGTATTCGTTACAGGAATCCGATGTATTTCCACGAGTTCCTTTAATTCATCCATCGCCTGGGCATGAAGGATACCTGCGCCCGCTAGGATAAGCGGTTTTTTTGCTTGGGCAATGGCTTCTGCCGCTTTTTGTATTTGCAAAAAGTTCGGAGTCGTTGTCGGCTGATAACCTGGCAGATCTACTTCAGCATCCATGTCACTTGTCGGAATGAAGAGCCCAGTTGCAATATTCTTGGGAATATCCACGAGTACCGGTCCCGGACGCCCTGTTGAAGCGATATGAAACGCTTCTTTAATAATTCTCGGAAAGTCACTTACATCGTTCACTTGATAGTTGTGCTTTGTGATCGGCTGTGTGATTCCGATAATATCCGCTTCTTGAAAGGCGTCGGTACCAATGACTGTATTTGCTACTTGGCCGGTAAAGATGACAAGGGGCAGTGAATCCATCATTGCATCGGTAATTCCCGTTACTAAGTTCGTCGCTCCTGGTCCTGATGTTGCAATGACGACACCCGGCTTTCCTGAAACGCGTGCATACCCTTCAGCCGCATGAATCGCGCCTTGTTCGTGACGTGCAAGCACATGGGAAATGGGGTTTTGATACAATGCGTCATAGATCGGTAAAACAGCTCCTCCGGGGTAGCCGAAAATAACATCGACACCCTGGTTCTTTAAAGCTTGAATAAGTACGGCTGACCCATCTTTCGGCTGTTCTGTCTGTCGTGGTTCAAAGACAGTTTCTTGCGCCAATTCTTTCACTGCTTGCTTCGTTTGAACTTCAGCATTCATCTATAAACTCCTCCTTACTTTTATTTTGTGAATAAAACTTTTCAATAAAAAAAACCTTTTCATCCCACGCAAAGAAACTCTTCTTTACATAGGGATGAAAAAGTTTTTCATGGTACCACCCTTGTTCGCAGCAATCTTGCTGCCTCATGAATAGACTAGGTCTATTCTTTTTATAACGAGCGCAGATGTTCCGCGCCCGGGACTGCCTACTAAGGAAACTTTTCAGCAATCCACTCCGGGGTGATGTCGCAATTAGTTGTATTGCCGGCTTTCAGCTATACCAGCTCTCTGTGAATACAGTTTCTAATTACTTTTGCCCCATCATTGATTTGAAGCTATTAGATTTTCATGACGCCGCCTGTACTTGCAGATGTGACAAGCGCTGAATATCTGGCCAGATAGCCTTTTTTAATTTTAGGTTCAAATGGTTTTAAGTGAGCTCTTCGTTTGTCGAGTTCTTCCTCGAAGACTTCAAGTTCAATCGTCCTGTTTGTTAAGTCGATTGCAATGATATCCCCGTTTTCGACTAACGCAATTGGCCCGCCTTCAGCGGCTTCCGGTGAAATATGGCCAATCGAGATGCCACGGGATGCACCCGAAAATCGTCCGTCTGTAATGAGTGCGACTTTCGTTGCCAGCCCGCGTCCTGCAATTGCCGCAGTCGGTGCGAGCATTTCCGGCATTCCAGGTCCGCCTTTTGGACCTTCATAGCGGATAACAACAACATCGCCTTCTTTTACGGTTCCGTTGTCAATGCCTTCTTGCGTGTCTTCCTGAGATTCAAACACAATGGCTTTTCCTCTGAACTCTTTGATTGAAGGATCGACGGCGCCTACT of the Sporosarcina sp. FSL K6-1508 genome contains:
- a CDS encoding 2-isopropylmalate synthase; translation: MRQIDIFDTTLRDGEQSAGINLNTAEKLEIARQLEKFGATIIEAGFPASSPGDFEAVQRIANIVKNSTVTGLARAMKSDIETSWEALRGAEQPHLHVFLATSPIHMEYKLQKTPDQVVDIAVEAVKYARKFFPLVQWSAEDAFRSDREFLVRIINQVIAAGATVINIPDTVGYATPQEYGALFKFLKENVTGIDKVKLSAHCHDDLGFAVANSIAAIENGADQVEGTINGIGERAGNAALEEIAVALHIRKDFYGFETGINLKEIKRTSQLVSQLTGVVIQPNKAIVGKNAFAHESGIHQDGYLKNRGTYEIITPELIGDKTEPLALGKHSGRHAFKDRAITMGFDLSDDKLNEAFAEFKKLADRKKEITEDDLFVLFTDQQIQYKDVPVYELTNVQVQYGTTNTPTATVTAVEPNGETTTVAATGSGSVEAIFNTLELLVKGEVHILDYRVTSIGKGRDALGEAVVNLSINGQVSIGRDVAQDVLEASAKAYLNAINRQLIKEQSKSKVVVG
- a CDS encoding exosporium glycoprotein BclB-related protein, with product ATGATGATGADGLIGPTGPTGATGATGPTGADGLIGPTGATGPTGATGLIGPTGATGAGAFIPFASGTPAVLTTVLGGLVGTTSLIGFGGSEPGVSLVGNDISTALLPLEYSFTVPQAGTITAMSATFKNTVALTLIGSTITITAQVFRAPAGSNTFSPTTAVLNLAPPLSGVIAIGSLSFASSSTISVPVAQGDRLLMVFSATAGGLSLINTVTGGASAGLTISL
- the ilvN gene encoding acetolactate synthase small subunit; this encodes MKRVITVTVINQSGVLNRVTGLLMKRQFNIESITVGHSEIPGRSKMTFIVNVEDEQKIEQLVKQLQKQIDVLKVNDITDKAIVMRELALVKVISPPHVRSEMNSIIEPFRATVIDTGKNVVTYQVTGNPEKIEAFIDLLKPYGIKELTRTGATAFVRETQKIQSPQLSILK
- the leuD gene encoding 3-isopropylmalate dehydratase small subunit is translated as MEPINEVVSVITPLDRKNIDTDQIISKEFLKRIERTGFGKYLFYHWRHHADGTEVEDFVLNDEQYKGSKILVAQENFGCGSSREHAPWSILDYGFNVVIAPSFADIFYNNCMKNGLLPIKLKMDEVEELLANGQQRQYAVKVNLVEQTVTGQDSKTYSFDIDPYYKEMLLNGWDEISLTFQYESQITNYEKQHQLV
- the ilvB gene encoding acetolactate synthase large subunit, whose protein sequence is MNAEVQTKQAVKELAQETVFEPRQTEQPKDGSAVLIQALKNQGVDVIFGYPGGAVLPIYDALYQNPISHVLARHEQGAIHAAEGYARVSGKPGVVIATSGPGATNLVTGITDAMMDSLPLVIFTGQVANTVIGTDAFQEADIIGITQPITKHNYQVNDVSDFPRIIKEAFHIASTGRPGPVLVDIPKNIATGLFIPTSDMDAEVDLPGYQPTTTPNFLQIQKAAEAIAQAKKPLILAGAGILHAQAMDELKELVEIHRIPVTNTLLGLGSIQGNHELFLGMAGMHGTVTSNMAISQCDVLVNIGARFDDRLTGNLATFAPNAKVIHIDIDPAEIGKNVPTEIPIVADAKEALQALLNQQFKSPETEVWLTYLKESAKKFPLWYDNDEEGTILPQQALEIIHRITKGDAIVTTDVGQHQMWTAQYYSLNNPDHWVTSGGLGTMGFGFPAAIGAQIAKPEARVIAIVGDAGFQMTAQELSLLQEMRLPVKIIILNNGCLGMVRQWQETFYEKRYSQSLIPVQPNFVKLAEAYDIKGYRIDTLDEAEAVFEEALLSDEPVLIDCRVKQLENVYPMVAPGKGLHEMIGVSKR
- the leuC gene encoding 3-isopropylmalate dehydratase large subunit is translated as MAKNIIEKIWNQHIVYEEQGKPDLLYIDLHLLHEVTSPQAFEGLRLANRTVRRPDLCFATMDHNVPTRNRDAIKDPIARKQINTLQTNCDEFGIPLANMDHPDQGIVHIIGPELGLTQPGKTIVCGDSHTSTHGAFGAIAFGIGTSEVEHVLSTQTLWQSKPKTMEIRINGSLGFGVTAKDVILAIIAKFGIDMGTGHIVEFTGEAIRNLTMEERMTVCNMSIEAGAKAGLISPDETTVAYLKGRKYVPEGEAFEEAAAHWLSLATDEGAVYDTVLEMNAEEIEPFVTWGTNPSMGSGISGNVPYAKEFEMESDKDALKQALSYMGLEEGVPLTSIDIQHVFIGSCTNARMSDLRSAAKVIAGKKVHPSVTAIVVPGSRTVKKQAEDEGLDSIFLEAGFEWRESGCSMCLAMNDDVVPAGERCASTSNRNFEGRQGAGARTHLVSPAMAAASAIAGHFVDVRELQAVHV
- the leuB gene encoding 3-isopropylmalate dehydrogenase; amino-acid sequence: MEKRVAVLPGDGIGPEVTEAAVKVLEVIARRFNHTFHVEYGVIGGEAIDKQQNPLPHETIALCEASDAVLLGAVGGPKWDQNPSAMRPEKGLLAIRKHFDLFANLRPVKAVPSLLHASPLKEEVAKDVDMMIVRELTGGLYFGEPSRRTADAAVDTLVYTREEIGRIVEKAFEIARLRRGKVASVDKANVLESSKLWREVVEEKKKAYPDVEVEHMLVDSTAMKLITNPAAFDVVVTENMFGDILSDEASVITGSLGVLPSASIRSDGFGLYEPVHGSAPEIAGLGLANPAAAILSAAMMLRYSFKMETEASAIEEAVNTVFEDGFFTADLVESGQRVLSTKEWTDKVIDELDTQFVSNSIMFSYV
- the ilvC gene encoding ketol-acid reductoisomerase codes for the protein MAKMYYNQDINEGLLQNKKVAIIGYGSQGHAHAQNLNDSGFDVVVGVREGKSFDQAKQDGLEVTTVRQAAEQADVIMILLPDERQKQVYDEDIEPALKAGKSLVFAHGFNVHFGQIVPPADVDVFLVAPKGPGHLVRRTFEAGAGVPALFAVYQDVSGQTKDVALAYAKAIGSARGGVLETTFKEETETDLFGEQAVLCGGLTSLVKAGFETLVEAGYQPELAYFETLHETKLIVDLMYEGGMAGMRYSISDTAEWGDFVSGPRIVDADTKARMKDVLTDIQSGKFAREWIAENENGRPNFNAYEKSEAEHELEVVGKKLRAMMPFVNEGAKSKEEEVVGSATN
- the ilvA gene encoding threonine ammonia-lyase; this translates as MTKRGDGVIGNLYETARLFEAFERLTEIVHRTPCKQSETLNEWTQSEVYLKLENLQKTGSFKVRGAFNKISQLTTAECAKGLLAASAGNHAQGVALAGRKAGARVTIFMPETTPAAKVDATRKYGATVKLVGKSFDEAYKAARTEQLATGATFIHPFDDITIIEGQATVAMEMLQQQPDLDTIIVPAGGGGLLAGTALAVKTIRPTVKVIGVQAANAPAIVSAYHGRKNNPTHFLPTIAEGICVREPGKVTMDIIHNYVDDMITVSEQEISSAILFMLEREKMLVEGAAGAAIAAVLNKKLPTSSTRVGVIVSGGNFDVGKLGKCIEKCNDSVLNF